Genomic DNA from Paenibacillus sp. MBLB1832:
CCTGAATACTCGCTTTATCGATGCCCGATTTCATTATATCCGCGATGAATTCAAGCCACTCTTGGTCGAGTTGCTGGTTGGTTTCGGCTTCAACGGCAATTTTCAGCAAGGTTTTGAGATCCACCTTTAGCACCAAAGCAATCTTCTCCATCACATGGATGGAGGGATTCTGCTTCAGATTTCTTTCAATATTACTTAAATACGATTTAGAAATGCCCGTGCGCTCCGAGAGTTCAGACAGGGTGAACCCTCGTTGTTTGCGCAAATTGGAAATGTTATGACCGATCATCGTTATCCTCACTCCACAGTGACGCTTTTGGCCAGATTTCTTGGTTTATCAATATCACAACCGCGATACTTAGCAGCATAATAGGCAATTAATTGTAGAGGAATAACGGAAACGAGCGGTGTCAGCAATTCATGCACGACGGGAAGAACCATGTGATCCTCGCTCTCCTCCAGGCCTTCCATACTGATCGTACATACATGTGCGCCGCGCGCTTTGATCTCCTGCACATTGCTTCTCATATTCGCTCGAACATGTGCCTGGGTAAGTATCGCTATGGCTGGCGTTCCTTCTTCGATCAACGCGATGGTTCCATGCTTCAACTCTCCGCCAGCAAATCCTTCGGCTTGTATGTAGGAGATTTCCTTCAACTTCAATGCCCCCTCTAAGGACACATAGTAGTCCACACCTCGCCCAATGAAGAAGCAATTACGAGATGCATTCAAATACTGCCAAACGATCTCCTCCATCATTTCTTTCTTATTAATCATAATCTCCATCGCATTCGCGGCTATACTTAGCTCGTGGAATGGGTTGACGTGTGGTGCTCTCTCCCTCTCTCTCATCACATCGAAAGCCAGAATCGCTAATACCGCAATCTGCGCGGTGTATGCTTTGGTGGAAGCGACCGCGATTTCAGGTCCAGCATATGTTAACAGCGTGTAATCCGCTTCGCGCGATAGCGTGGAACCTGGGACGTTCGTAATCGTTAAGGTTGGATATTGAAGCTGTTTAATCGTAACAAGCACGCCTCGACTATCTGCGGTTTCACCGCTTTGCGAGATAAAAATAAAGAATGGCTTCGACGACAGAATCGGTCGATTATACAAAAACTCGCTGGCGATATGCGTTTCCACTGGAATACCTGCGATTTTCTCCAGCAGCTGCTTACCTACTAGGCCCGCATGATAGCTGGTTCCACACGCCATGATATAGATCCGGTCCGCTTCGTTCAAACGATTTCGCAGCCCGGCATCAATCCGAATGCTCCCCTCGCTATCCTGATACTTCGAAATGACCTTCCGAATGACCAACGGCTGCT
This window encodes:
- a CDS encoding helix-turn-helix domain-containing protein, translated to MIGHNISNLRKQRGFTLSELSERTGISKSYLSNIERNLKQNPSIHVMEKIALVLKVDLKTLLKIAVEAETNQQLDQEWLEFIADIMKSGIDKASIQEYRILIEFMKWHHEKVKTLSSSS
- the glmS gene encoding glutamine--fructose-6-phosphate transaminase (isomerizing) — encoded protein: MCGIVGYIGHQDVKDILVKGLEKLEYRGYDSAGIAILNNEGLHIYKEQGRIAALREVIDWEQGASLGIGHTRWATHGKPSRRNSHPHTSTSGRFTVVHNGVIENYQELKEHDLSHVAFASDTDTEVIAHLMEHFVENGLRIEEAFRQVLLTIKGSYAIALLDSQDEDTIYVGKNKSPLLIGLGQDFHVIASDAMAMLSLTNQFVELMDEEMVILRRDNKTILNLHGDIMQRRPFQVKLDASDMEKGLYPHYMLKEIDEQPLVIRKVISKYQDSEGSIRIDAGLRNRLNEADRIYIMACGTSYHAGLVGKQLLEKIAGIPVETHIASEFLYNRPILSSKPFFIFISQSGETADSRGVLVTIKQLQYPTLTITNVPGSTLSREADYTLLTYAGPEIAVASTKAYTAQIAVLAILAFDVMRERERAPHVNPFHELSIAANAMEIMINKKEMMEEIVWQYLNASRNCFFIGRGVDYYVSLEGALKLKEISYIQAEGFAGGELKHGTIALIEEGTPAIAILTQAHVRANMRSNVQEIKARGAHVCTISMEGLEESEDHMVLPVVHELLTPLVSVIPLQLIAYYAAKYRGCDIDKPRNLAKSVTVE